One Tunturibacter gelidoferens genomic region harbors:
- a CDS encoding DUF4105 domain-containing protein, which translates to MAAIYVDCRILSLRVVFAAIYLVALIFLVAKAGRHRALCCLLCFCVVLGWWLSLKPSDDGNWRPDVARTAWAETAGDRITVHNVRNCDYHSETEYSDCWSDRTYNLSDLRAADFFFVNWGVRWIGHPIVSFDFGDNQHLAFSIEARYKPGQTYSAILGFFRQYELIFIAADERDVIRLRTNYRKDEEVYMYRTNAPPDVVRKFFLTYVTYLNHLREHPEWYNAVTKNCTTTLDSKLSEDLPKPKAWSYKLLLNGTLDELLYERGRLVTDGLPFVELKQREHINPFARTVGQSPDFSALIRAGRVGF; encoded by the coding sequence GTGGCCGCGATCTATGTGGATTGTCGGATTCTCTCGCTTCGTGTTGTATTCGCAGCGATCTATCTTGTTGCCTTGATTTTTCTTGTCGCCAAGGCCGGGCGGCACCGTGCCTTGTGTTGCCTACTTTGTTTTTGTGTCGTCCTTGGATGGTGGCTGAGCCTCAAGCCGTCCGATGATGGAAATTGGCGGCCAGATGTGGCACGGACGGCGTGGGCCGAGACCGCGGGAGACAGAATTACAGTGCATAACGTCCGCAACTGCGACTATCACTCGGAGACCGAATATTCCGATTGCTGGAGCGACCGGACCTACAATCTCTCCGATCTTCGCGCGGCTGACTTCTTCTTCGTTAACTGGGGCGTTCGCTGGATCGGCCATCCGATTGTGAGCTTTGATTTCGGCGATAACCAACATCTCGCTTTTTCAATCGAGGCCCGCTATAAGCCCGGGCAAACTTACTCGGCGATCCTGGGGTTCTTCCGCCAATACGAATTGATCTTTATAGCTGCAGATGAACGCGATGTAATCAGGCTGCGCACGAACTACCGGAAGGACGAGGAAGTTTACATGTACCGGACCAACGCACCGCCTGATGTTGTACGGAAGTTCTTCCTTACTTACGTGACTTATCTCAATCATCTACGTGAGCATCCGGAGTGGTACAACGCGGTGACAAAAAATTGCACCACCACGCTCGACAGCAAGCTGAGTGAAGACCTTCCCAAACCTAAGGCCTGGAGCTACAAGTTACTCCTGAATGGGACTTTGGATGAACTGCTCTACGAGCGCGGACGGTTGGTCACGGACGGTCTTCCCTTCGTGGAGCTGAAACAGCGGGAACACATCAACCCTTTTGCGCGAACCGTAGGACAATCTCCCGATTTCTCTGCGCTAATCCGTGCAGGTCGCGTCGGATTTTAG
- a CDS encoding sensor histidine kinase, with protein MPKIFWRSLRSRILLLVVLTFLFLAAAAISLFTFLRNRHAETLSLTEHHLVSLAANLARNYADHRTADNSLRAIEPGPPPPPPPAPAPHPERDGPPHPKPDLLKGLTAETLQHEDGVEGGFYAARADALIGYAFPTHEGPGAEKGMPERERPTIENLAREAVAANAIKTFRFEGPHDAILFVAAPIHEPSRANEVAGGADEVTGAAWLMERLPGIEGGQSRELLFGSVGFGIAALMTALLAVFVTTEIRSGVNIVLQRLGSLEGGLPAATQQMTGRPPLEEFDRVLHGIDSLALALQEKIENERTLESQVRHNERLSALGQFAAGIAHELRNPLGTIRMRTQMWQRSTDAEAARRSSAVILEEIDRLDTIISRLLYFARPIQLQLQPVSLDDLCAVTASTWADKETAKGIQIDCKAASHCVVTADRGRLLQVLDNLMENAVHSASHSNSQAGSVTISTALEADFARIDIMDDGRGFTPAALRHAMDPFYTTKDTGTGLGLSISFEIVQAHGGELLLANHEGGGAVASLRLPLDREDRDTLRQADEEAGQDV; from the coding sequence ATGCCGAAGATCTTTTGGAGAAGCCTTCGCTCACGCATCCTTTTGCTCGTCGTTCTGACGTTCTTATTCCTCGCAGCCGCTGCCATCAGCCTGTTTACGTTTCTTCGCAATCGCCATGCGGAAACGCTCTCACTGACCGAGCATCATCTTGTCAGCCTGGCTGCCAATCTCGCGCGGAACTACGCCGACCATCGGACGGCGGATAATTCTCTGCGAGCGATCGAGCCGGGGCCACCCCCGCCGCCTCCCCCTGCTCCGGCACCACACCCTGAACGCGACGGGCCACCCCATCCCAAACCTGATCTTCTCAAAGGGCTCACGGCAGAAACGCTGCAACACGAGGACGGGGTAGAGGGCGGCTTCTACGCTGCCAGAGCCGATGCGTTGATTGGATACGCCTTCCCAACCCATGAGGGACCGGGGGCGGAGAAGGGTATGCCCGAGCGAGAGCGGCCCACTATCGAGAATCTCGCGCGTGAAGCAGTCGCTGCAAATGCTATTAAGACATTTCGCTTTGAGGGGCCACATGACGCCATCCTTTTTGTAGCGGCTCCGATCCACGAGCCGTCCCGAGCAAATGAGGTTGCCGGGGGAGCGGATGAAGTTACTGGCGCTGCTTGGCTCATGGAGCGTCTCCCTGGAATCGAGGGCGGACAGAGTCGCGAACTCCTGTTTGGAAGTGTTGGGTTTGGTATCGCGGCACTGATGACCGCGTTGCTTGCCGTGTTCGTTACGACGGAGATTCGCAGCGGAGTCAACATCGTTCTTCAACGATTGGGTTCATTGGAAGGCGGTTTACCCGCAGCCACGCAGCAAATGACGGGACGGCCACCGTTAGAAGAATTCGACCGCGTCCTTCACGGTATCGATTCGCTGGCGCTCGCCTTGCAGGAAAAGATCGAGAACGAGCGGACACTGGAGTCCCAGGTTCGGCACAATGAACGACTCTCTGCGTTGGGACAATTTGCTGCTGGGATAGCGCACGAGCTACGGAATCCGCTAGGCACGATCAGAATGAGAACGCAGATGTGGCAGCGCTCCACTGATGCAGAAGCTGCTAGGCGGAGTAGCGCAGTGATCCTCGAAGAGATCGACCGCCTCGACACGATCATTAGCCGTCTGCTCTACTTCGCCAGGCCGATTCAGCTTCAACTTCAGCCCGTCTCGCTGGATGACTTATGCGCAGTTACGGCCTCGACGTGGGCAGACAAAGAAACGGCCAAAGGTATTCAGATTGACTGCAAGGCGGCATCCCACTGCGTCGTCACGGCAGACCGAGGCCGGCTGCTCCAGGTGCTCGACAACCTCATGGAGAACGCTGTGCATTCAGCGTCGCATTCCAACTCACAAGCTGGAAGCGTAACGATCAGCACTGCGCTCGAAGCTGACTTCGCCCGCATCGACATCATGGACGACGGGCGCGGATTTACCCCGGCAGCCTTGCGTCATGCGATGGACCCGTTCTACACGACTAAAGACACCGGAACGGGACTCGGTCTTTCCATCTCGTTTGAGATTGTTCAGGCTCACGGAGGCGAATTGCTTCTTGCCAATCACGAGGGAGGAGGAGCCGTCGCTTCGCTCCGGCTTCCCTTGGATAGAGAGGATCGCGATACGCTAAGACAGGCGGATGAAGAGGCAGGACAAGATGTCTGA
- a CDS encoding TonB-dependent receptor, which produces MRIVSKKLLSGLGLFLLCAAALTPANAQSNTGTIVGTVQDDSGAVIPDATVSARDIGTGQVRNVKADGSGSFTIPNLQVGHYSITVSHEGFAPAQIADIELQVAQHATINPVLHIGGVNDKVTVIADQIPLLNQASSSVGQVIDTQTVQNMPLNGRNFWQLTQLTPGVSYIQGGQNIATGGTSIRASAVNVNVNGLSPSWTGWYLDGANITEFQLGGTIIQPNVDALQEFKVESGNMGADYGHSPTIINATLKSGTNQFHGTLYEFLRNNSLDAKNYFFIPATGSHARDEPLHRNQFGLAVGGPIWKDKTFFFVDMQSTLFTQAQNFNSVVPSDAERGGDFRAITTKIINPATGQQVSDGGVLNKIPASLISPQAQFLLQYMPHANFVSGNTSRAIVTNKLKQQLDQGDIRVDHQLTAADRLTGRYSISDDHETDPNAFPAMGGFPLRSRGQDALFRETHVFSPKWINELQVSYYRSYFLFTSSLQGQNINDEAGIIGLDGLAPPSTLGFPSVTIANYSNFNGQANNSYPKQNKIRSWQYVDRVSYASGKHDIRFGYELFHNTNTFVAGNNSVGTFNFNGAYSGDNFADFLLGDPLSASRSTFRNLWGSAGSFQAMYFQDDYHARPNFTINAGFRWEINPYYNAVNGQTSGFDTSTGKLVLPSNVSMNAQPATPQLFSLFSDRFEYTDDLGLPQSVRKTDYHDVGPRLGFAYSPGRGTTVIRGAYGVFYLFPDDNAINNTQNTVPFIASQTQNNTTPKPTFTLADFYQGQSIVAPNPNPGSKCAFGFVADSCSTPSITSMALHVQNTYIQEWNLAMQHQFGQRISLDVAYVGNKTTHMQQAFQINDPNPGAGAVQPRRPLAQWGTINNSRFAGNGGYNALQTKLETRAFAGATLLVSYTYSKCLTDGTYTSVVREDTPLIRYYGVCNYDLTHNFVASYLYDLPFGRGREFLTSLPEWVNGIVGNWNLSGIATLQSGLPYTPTISGDQANTGVGSQRPNVIGKPLLLRNHNCWYFDSKNSACKTLAPAGADAYAVPALYSYGNGGINLLRADGLVQFDLSLLKSFHFSETRSLEFRGSFFNLFNHTTFAAPTTNIDSSSAGQVSSTLNGSRQIELAAKIYF; this is translated from the coding sequence ATGCGCATCGTTTCTAAAAAACTTCTCTCAGGTTTAGGTTTATTTTTGCTTTGTGCCGCCGCATTGACTCCCGCCAACGCACAGTCGAACACCGGTACGATCGTCGGCACAGTACAGGATGACTCAGGCGCAGTGATTCCTGACGCTACGGTGAGTGCGAGGGATATCGGAACCGGGCAGGTGCGAAACGTGAAGGCCGATGGCAGTGGCAGCTTCACTATTCCGAATCTACAGGTCGGCCATTATTCCATCACGGTGTCGCATGAGGGATTTGCGCCGGCGCAGATTGCGGATATCGAGCTCCAGGTGGCGCAACATGCAACGATCAATCCTGTACTCCATATCGGCGGCGTTAACGATAAAGTCACGGTGATCGCGGACCAGATTCCTCTGCTGAACCAGGCGTCTTCGTCGGTGGGTCAGGTGATCGATACGCAGACGGTTCAGAATATGCCGCTGAATGGCCGGAACTTCTGGCAGTTGACGCAGCTGACACCCGGCGTCAGCTACATCCAGGGCGGTCAGAACATCGCGACCGGCGGTACTTCGATTCGGGCCAGCGCCGTGAACGTCAATGTGAACGGCCTCTCTCCCTCGTGGACTGGCTGGTATCTGGATGGAGCGAATATTACCGAGTTTCAACTTGGCGGGACGATCATTCAGCCCAATGTGGACGCGCTCCAGGAGTTCAAGGTGGAGTCGGGCAACATGGGTGCGGACTACGGCCATAGTCCGACCATCATCAACGCCACACTGAAGAGCGGAACGAATCAGTTTCATGGCACCTTGTATGAGTTTCTGCGCAACAACTCTCTGGATGCGAAGAACTACTTCTTTATTCCGGCGACAGGAAGCCACGCACGCGATGAGCCGCTGCACCGCAATCAGTTTGGGCTCGCGGTCGGCGGCCCGATCTGGAAGGACAAGACGTTCTTCTTTGTCGACATGCAGAGCACGCTGTTTACCCAGGCTCAGAACTTCAACAGCGTCGTTCCCAGTGATGCGGAACGGGGTGGAGACTTCAGAGCTATCACGACAAAGATCATCAACCCTGCGACTGGCCAACAGGTCTCGGACGGCGGGGTGCTCAATAAGATTCCAGCTTCGCTCATCTCTCCACAGGCGCAGTTTCTGCTGCAGTATATGCCTCATGCGAACTTTGTCTCGGGCAATACAAGCCGCGCTATTGTCACCAATAAGCTGAAGCAACAGCTCGATCAAGGCGACATCCGTGTGGACCATCAACTTACCGCGGCCGATCGTCTGACAGGCCGCTACTCCATCTCTGATGATCACGAGACGGATCCAAACGCCTTTCCAGCAATGGGCGGCTTTCCTCTGCGCAGCCGCGGGCAGGATGCTCTCTTCCGGGAGACCCATGTCTTCAGCCCGAAGTGGATTAATGAACTTCAGGTCTCCTACTATCGCAGCTACTTCCTCTTTACGAGTTCACTGCAGGGGCAAAACATCAATGACGAGGCCGGAATCATAGGCCTGGACGGACTTGCGCCCCCATCGACTCTGGGCTTTCCGAGCGTTACGATCGCCAACTACTCTAACTTCAACGGGCAGGCCAACAATAGTTATCCGAAGCAGAACAAGATTCGCTCGTGGCAGTATGTCGACCGCGTGAGCTACGCCAGTGGAAAGCACGACATTCGTTTTGGATATGAGCTATTCCACAACACCAACACCTTTGTCGCGGGCAATAACTCGGTGGGAACCTTCAACTTTAACGGGGCGTACTCCGGCGACAACTTTGCCGACTTTCTGCTGGGAGATCCTCTGAGTGCCAGCCGCAGCACCTTTAGGAACTTGTGGGGGAGTGCCGGAAGTTTCCAGGCCATGTACTTTCAGGACGACTATCACGCGAGGCCGAACTTCACCATAAATGCCGGGTTTCGATGGGAGATCAACCCTTACTACAACGCGGTGAATGGCCAAACCTCCGGCTTCGACACGAGCACCGGCAAGCTCGTGCTTCCCTCGAACGTCTCCATGAACGCGCAGCCCGCGACTCCGCAGCTGTTTTCGCTGTTCTCCGACCGGTTCGAATACACAGACGACCTTGGGTTGCCGCAATCTGTACGCAAGACCGACTATCACGATGTCGGACCTCGATTGGGCTTTGCCTATAGTCCTGGACGGGGTACAACCGTAATTCGGGGCGCGTATGGCGTCTTCTATCTCTTCCCAGACGACAACGCAATCAACAATACACAAAACACAGTCCCGTTCATTGCGTCGCAAACACAAAACAATACGACGCCGAAGCCGACCTTCACGCTCGCCGACTTCTATCAAGGCCAGTCAATAGTGGCTCCGAATCCAAACCCCGGCTCCAAATGCGCGTTCGGTTTTGTAGCAGACTCCTGCTCCACTCCGAGCATCACCAGCATGGCGCTGCACGTGCAGAACACCTATATCCAGGAGTGGAATCTTGCGATGCAGCATCAATTTGGTCAGCGAATCTCTCTGGATGTGGCCTATGTCGGCAATAAGACAACTCATATGCAACAGGCATTTCAGATCAACGACCCGAATCCAGGCGCGGGAGCGGTGCAGCCTCGCCGTCCGCTTGCACAGTGGGGCACCATCAACAACTCACGCTTTGCGGGAAATGGAGGCTACAACGCTCTACAAACCAAGCTGGAGACGCGTGCCTTCGCAGGTGCGACTTTGCTCGTCTCCTATACCTACAGCAAGTGCCTGACGGACGGTACCTATACCTCGGTCGTGCGAGAGGACACCCCGCTGATTCGATATTACGGAGTATGCAACTACGACCTGACGCATAACTTCGTCGCCAGCTATTTGTACGATCTTCCCTTCGGACGTGGACGAGAGTTTCTCACCAGTCTTCCTGAATGGGTCAATGGCATCGTCGGAAACTGGAATCTTTCAGGAATCGCGACGCTACAATCGGGACTTCCCTACACGCCGACAATCAGTGGCGATCAGGCTAATACCGGTGTTGGCAGCCAAAGACCGAATGTGATTGGCAAACCACTCTTGCTGAGAAACCATAACTGCTGGTACTTCGACTCGAAAAACTCAGCGTGTAAGACGCTCGCACCCGCCGGGGCAGACGCATATGCCGTTCCTGCGCTGTATTCCTACGGCAACGGCGGGATCAATCTGTTGCGCGCCGATGGGCTGGTTCAATTCGATCTCTCCCTGCTCAAGTCCTTCCACTTCAGTGAGACGCGATCTCTAGAGTTTCGTGGGTCGTTCTTCAACCTCTTCAATCACACTACCTTTGCCGCTCCAACGACCAATATCGATTCGTCTTCAGCCGGTCAGGTCAGCTCAACCCTCAATGGCTCACGTCAGATCGAGCTTGCCGCAAAGATTTACTTTTGA
- a CDS encoding sigma-54-dependent transcriptional regulator encodes MSEVLIVDDDHNFRETLRELLSDAGYQTLVATNAEEAITLLQTTTPELTLCDWKMPGGGGEQFLKSLRSEGLLTTMPVIILTAHGTGPNAIQAMQLGAYDFITKPLDIDLALATVARAIRHMELQREVEVLRQQRFRDRFVEDMTTSEEGLKPQLIGNSPAWIEVFKNIGRVAATDVGVLLLGESGTGKEVVARAIHQNSARSRRTFIILNCAALPPELLESELFGHERGAFTGAIAQKRGKFEAADGGTIFLDEIGELPLSLQPKLLRVLQEHTFERVGGTVSIDTDVRVIAATNRPLEDDVEQKTFRADLFYRLNAFTVRLPPLRERQSDILPLAEYFLARYAQRNQIASTGLAADATMALHNYSFPGNVRELEHLIERAAVKAGGRAITAEQIQAELTKEKSSSPAVFDIQTAMGMLFHEAVASWERHLIEQALMASQGNKSDAARRLGIHRRLLYEKLAGLGIK; translated from the coding sequence ATGTCTGAAGTGCTCATCGTGGACGACGATCATAACTTCCGAGAGACGCTCCGGGAACTGCTGTCAGATGCGGGATACCAGACCCTTGTCGCAACGAATGCTGAAGAAGCGATCACCTTGCTTCAAACCACGACTCCCGAGCTTACGCTTTGCGATTGGAAGATGCCCGGCGGAGGCGGGGAGCAATTTCTCAAAAGCCTCCGATCCGAGGGTTTACTTACGACCATGCCTGTCATCATTCTCACGGCCCACGGTACGGGGCCGAATGCGATACAGGCAATGCAACTGGGGGCCTACGACTTCATCACGAAGCCACTCGATATCGACTTGGCTCTCGCCACGGTAGCTCGCGCAATCCGGCACATGGAACTGCAGCGCGAGGTCGAAGTATTACGACAGCAGCGGTTCAGAGACCGTTTTGTTGAAGACATGACCACATCCGAAGAAGGGTTGAAGCCTCAGCTAATCGGCAACTCGCCGGCTTGGATTGAGGTCTTTAAGAACATCGGAAGGGTCGCCGCTACCGACGTGGGAGTTTTGCTGCTGGGGGAATCGGGAACGGGGAAGGAGGTTGTTGCCCGCGCGATCCATCAGAACAGCGCGAGAAGCCGTCGCACCTTCATCATCCTCAACTGTGCAGCATTGCCTCCCGAGCTGCTGGAGTCTGAACTTTTCGGACACGAACGCGGGGCGTTCACCGGAGCAATCGCCCAGAAACGCGGGAAGTTTGAAGCCGCAGACGGAGGCACGATCTTTTTGGACGAGATCGGAGAACTACCGCTGTCGCTTCAGCCCAAGCTCCTGCGTGTCTTGCAGGAACACACATTCGAGCGGGTCGGCGGAACGGTTTCCATCGATACCGATGTCCGGGTGATTGCGGCCACGAACCGCCCATTGGAAGATGATGTTGAACAGAAGACCTTTCGTGCCGACCTCTTCTATCGTCTCAATGCCTTCACTGTTCGGCTCCCTCCGCTTCGCGAACGTCAGTCCGACATACTCCCGTTGGCAGAGTATTTCCTCGCGCGCTATGCCCAACGCAATCAAATCGCTTCAACCGGACTTGCTGCCGACGCGACAATGGCCCTGCACAATTACTCCTTTCCGGGCAACGTGCGGGAATTGGAGCATCTGATCGAACGTGCTGCCGTCAAGGCTGGGGGACGCGCCATCACAGCCGAACAGATCCAAGCGGAGTTGACGAAGGAGAAGAGTTCTTCACCTGCCGTTTTCGACATTCAGACAGCGATGGGAATGCTATTCCATGAGGCGGTCGCAAGTTGGGAACGCCATCTCATAGAGCAGGCGCTGATGGCATCTCAGGGCAACAAGTCGGACGCCGCTCGGCGGCTCGGAATCCATCGGCGTTTGCTCTACGAAAAACTTGCAGGTCTCGGCATCAAGTGA
- a CDS encoding alginate lyase family protein, translated as MRKTISPSTISPSRIDRRRFCKAITITAMSSGGLLRGLPAGPTKSDAYRLVAQTDRERILKAGALYLTRKPVTITSFRSDRSPGGVHDFFSQADYFWPNPKDPTGPYINRDGQSNPDNFNEHRKAMIALSIQMPALTSAWLLTGERRYGESACNHLRAWFISPETRMNPNLEFSQGVHGVSTGRSYGIIDTLHLVEVARAAGLIAAKFLRKEEMTALMGWFRDYLQWMKTSDKGQKERDALNNHAMCWALQAAEFARLIGDGETRSQVRRQYTDILLPNQLGADGSFPKELARTKPYSYSIFNFDVMASLCQSLKGVGQDLPTFKLSDGRGLCKAAEFLYPYLKDKSTWPYRKDVEHFDSLPVRSPGLLFAGLACEKPEYLSLWKIEDPDPTDREIIRNYPVRQPLLWV; from the coding sequence GTGCGAAAGACGATTTCCCCCTCAACGATTTCCCCGTCAAGAATCGACCGACGCCGGTTTTGCAAAGCTATCACCATCACCGCTATGTCGTCAGGAGGGCTGTTACGCGGACTACCAGCTGGTCCAACGAAGAGTGATGCCTATCGGCTCGTCGCCCAGACCGATCGCGAGCGAATCTTAAAGGCGGGAGCACTTTATCTGACACGGAAGCCAGTGACGATCACCTCGTTCCGCTCCGATCGCAGTCCGGGAGGGGTTCACGACTTTTTCTCGCAAGCGGACTATTTCTGGCCGAACCCCAAAGATCCAACCGGTCCATACATCAACCGGGACGGCCAAAGTAATCCCGACAACTTTAACGAACACAGGAAGGCGATGATTGCGCTTTCGATCCAGATGCCGGCGCTGACCTCAGCATGGCTGTTGACGGGAGAGCGCCGCTACGGGGAGAGCGCCTGCAACCATCTGCGGGCATGGTTTATCTCTCCTGAGACGCGGATGAATCCGAACCTGGAGTTCTCGCAGGGGGTCCATGGTGTCTCCACCGGTCGCTCCTATGGAATCATCGACACGCTTCATCTGGTCGAGGTCGCCCGCGCGGCGGGTCTGATTGCGGCCAAGTTCCTTCGAAAGGAAGAGATGACGGCTCTCATGGGCTGGTTCCGCGACTATCTCCAATGGATGAAGACCAGCGACAAGGGGCAGAAAGAGCGGGACGCCTTGAACAATCACGCGATGTGCTGGGCATTGCAGGCGGCGGAGTTCGCGCGGCTGATCGGAGATGGAGAGACGCGCAGCCAGGTACGTCGGCAGTACACGGATATCCTTCTGCCGAATCAGCTGGGAGCCGATGGCTCCTTTCCCAAGGAGCTGGCACGAACCAAGCCTTATAGCTACTCCATCTTTAACTTCGACGTGATGGCCAGTCTCTGCCAGTCGCTCAAGGGTGTCGGACAGGATCTGCCGACCTTCAAGCTCTCCGACGGGCGCGGACTCTGCAAGGCAGCTGAGTTTCTCTATCCCTACTTGAAGGATAAGAGCACGTGGCCTTACCGGAAGGACGTGGAGCACTTTGACTCGTTGCCCGTGCGCTCTCCGGGGCTGTTGTTTGCAGGACTCGCCTGCGAAAAGCCGGAGTACCTCTCGCTTTGGAAGATCGAGGATCCGGACCCTACCGACAGGGAGATCATTCGCAACTATCCGGTTCGCCAGCCTTTGCTGTGGGTGTAG
- a CDS encoding MFS transporter — MVNATEIDPGKKRSIHALEATNFFLADVQTGLGPFLAAYLAGAGWEPGRVGMALTIGGIITVALQAPAGAIVDQLRSKRLILVLASAVLAVGAVLLSITAAPWAVYTSQLLIGGAGPFLGPTLAAVTMGMIGVTFFDRQFGKNQSFNSAGNVACALLIAGMSHLFGNRAIFITAAVLTIPTVLAIRAIKSKDIDYNLSRGGASQVDGKEVPARASVMKTLLGDRVLLVFLGCAFLFHFANAAMLPQLGEMLSHGAKATAAPFMSACIIVTQVVIMCFASAIGRFANLHGRKPLLMVGFGVLPIRALLYTLTHNAGSLIAIQILDGVANAIFVVVSILVVADRTRGTGRFNLVQGSLATAVGLGAALSNTFGGELIQHFSYRISFVSLGAIAALAFVLLWTAIPETLPSANEPDKDVSSPATPQELPT; from the coding sequence ATGGTCAACGCTACGGAAATCGATCCCGGCAAGAAACGAAGTATTCACGCCCTCGAGGCGACAAACTTCTTTCTCGCCGATGTGCAAACCGGTCTCGGGCCGTTTCTCGCAGCGTACCTCGCGGGAGCCGGTTGGGAGCCGGGACGCGTCGGAATGGCGTTGACCATTGGCGGCATCATCACAGTTGCCCTACAGGCTCCGGCTGGTGCCATCGTCGATCAACTCAGGTCGAAGAGATTGATTCTCGTCCTCGCTTCAGCCGTGCTTGCTGTAGGGGCTGTATTGCTCAGTATTACGGCTGCACCTTGGGCCGTGTACACGTCCCAACTCCTGATTGGAGGTGCAGGGCCATTCTTGGGACCAACACTTGCTGCGGTCACGATGGGAATGATCGGCGTCACCTTCTTTGACCGTCAGTTTGGAAAGAACCAGTCCTTCAACTCGGCCGGTAACGTGGCTTGTGCGCTCCTGATTGCTGGGATGAGTCACTTGTTCGGAAACCGAGCCATCTTCATCACCGCTGCGGTACTCACCATCCCTACGGTTCTCGCCATCCGTGCGATCAAGAGTAAAGACATCGACTATAACCTTTCACGCGGTGGAGCGAGCCAGGTGGACGGCAAAGAAGTCCCCGCAAGAGCTTCCGTGATGAAAACCCTGTTGGGAGACCGCGTTCTGCTGGTCTTTCTAGGTTGTGCCTTTCTCTTCCACTTTGCCAACGCAGCCATGCTACCGCAGCTCGGCGAGATGCTCTCGCATGGGGCGAAGGCTACTGCGGCTCCGTTCATGTCCGCCTGCATCATCGTGACGCAAGTTGTCATCATGTGCTTCGCTTCGGCTATTGGACGATTCGCCAACCTGCATGGGCGGAAGCCGTTGCTCATGGTCGGCTTTGGAGTTCTTCCAATTCGCGCGCTCCTCTACACCCTGACCCACAACGCGGGAAGCCTGATCGCGATTCAAATACTGGATGGCGTTGCGAATGCGATCTTTGTCGTCGTTTCGATCCTCGTAGTTGCGGACAGAACTCGGGGCACCGGGCGGTTCAACCTGGTGCAAGGCAGTCTGGCAACTGCCGTCGGGCTAGGCGCAGCTCTCAGTAACACCTTCGGCGGAGAGCTGATCCAACATTTCAGCTATCGCATCTCGTTCGTGTCTCTAGGGGCCATCGCCGCACTTGCATTCGTCCTGTTATGGACCGCGATTCCCGAAACTCTTCCGAGCGCGAACGAACCGGATAAAGACGTTTCTTCTCCAGCCACTCCCCAGGAGCTTCCAACATGA
- a CDS encoding metallophosphoesterase family protein codes for MNSLASKRPFQPQSPDAAGVISWVHFGDLHMTKAGEQNHLDLAGIVNEVNQAFADSVSFVFLPGDIADDGSCSAYAVVRGELDRLNVPWCSIIGDHDVHENSFANFREAMSEQTHYAFTVGCTRFLAMNAFDVPEPPSFTVFKEQLRWSEQELQQATKKGQAKVLLLHCYPSDLKVGGEEVSRLVREYDVRLIDMGHTHYNEIANDGWTLYSATRSTGQIEEGPVGYSVTNIDGDVVSWRFIELGKLPVAVITSPRDERLLTKSSEIPQGTLKIRAKFWGDMEAVEATAHLDGQTLLMKRVSDSHVWEADVPSPREGTHPLKVSFQDAHGKVTTDEIRLAVGQRTKWRSEQRDQENALEAWPEHGLLGTQLGPNKNGKKW; via the coding sequence ATGAACAGTCTCGCATCGAAACGTCCATTTCAACCCCAATCACCAGACGCTGCTGGTGTGATTAGCTGGGTTCACTTTGGCGATCTCCACATGACCAAGGCCGGTGAACAGAACCACCTCGATTTGGCCGGAATCGTGAATGAGGTCAATCAAGCATTCGCCGATTCTGTTAGCTTCGTCTTCCTGCCTGGAGACATAGCCGACGACGGTAGCTGCTCCGCCTACGCGGTGGTGCGCGGAGAGCTCGACCGCCTCAATGTACCGTGGTGCTCCATCATTGGTGACCACGACGTTCATGAGAACAGCTTCGCAAACTTTCGGGAGGCGATGTCGGAACAAACCCACTATGCCTTCACAGTGGGATGCACGCGGTTCTTGGCCATGAATGCCTTTGACGTGCCCGAGCCTCCTTCCTTTACCGTGTTCAAAGAGCAACTGAGGTGGTCAGAGCAGGAGTTGCAACAAGCGACGAAGAAAGGCCAGGCCAAAGTTCTTCTGCTGCACTGCTACCCGAGCGACCTTAAGGTCGGCGGAGAAGAAGTAAGTCGTCTCGTTCGTGAGTACGACGTACGTTTGATTGACATGGGACACACGCACTACAACGAGATCGCGAACGATGGCTGGACACTCTACTCTGCCACCCGTTCCACCGGACAGATTGAAGAGGGGCCAGTCGGCTACTCCGTCACCAACATCGACGGCGATGTTGTGAGTTGGCGATTTATCGAACTGGGAAAATTGCCCGTCGCGGTGATTACCTCACCGAGAGATGAGCGGCTTCTGACAAAGTCCAGCGAGATACCGCAAGGAACTTTGAAGATTCGAGCGAAGTTCTGGGGCGACATGGAGGCCGTGGAAGCGACCGCTCATCTGGACGGGCAGACACTCCTCATGAAACGTGTCAGTGACAGTCACGTTTGGGAGGCTGACGTTCCCAGTCCCCGTGAGGGAACCCATCCTTTGAAGGTGTCCTTCCAAGATGCGCATGGGAAGGTCACCACTGACGAGATTCGTCTCGCGGTCGGACAGCGCACGAAATGGAGGTCCGAGCAGCGCGATCAGGAAAACGCACTTGAGGCATGGCCGGAACATGGACTGCTAGGGACCCAACTCGGACCGAATAAGAATGGAAAGAAGTGGTGA